The Bacteroidota bacterium sequence GATGTTTTTTTTGAATCCAAAATGTTTTTCAAGAACAGTACCGGTGTATGGAAGAGAATCGCCATTCAGGTAAAAGATACAATTCACAGACTTAGATGTATCAAATTCAGACCAATCATGATGTTGGCCATAAGCCAGTGTGTTACAGAATAAGAAGAATATGAGTAACCTTATCATTTGCAAAATTAAACGTTTGATCTACCTCTTTATATAGCCTCTCATTACTCCACGGTCAGACTTTCTGATAAAGCTTAAAATATCATCCCTTTCCTGCGTTACTTTAAATTCTGTTTCAATGATTTCCATGGCTTGAGTAGTGTTATAACCACGAATATATAATATCCTATAAATGTCTTGTATCTCATTTATTTTCTTCGCAGAAAAACCTCTTCGTCTTAATCCTATGGAGTTAATACCTACATACGAAAGTGGTTCACGTGCAGCTTTGGTAAAGGGCGGAATATCTTTTCTGATTAAAGAACCACCTGATATCATGGTATGTGCACCAATACTGACAAATTGATGAACGGCACTGAGTCCACCTACGATTGCGTACTCACCAATAGTGACATGACCCGCTAAATTTACTACATTAGCCAGAATCGCATTTCTTTCAACTACACAATCGTGAGCCACATGTACATAAGCCATAAGGAGCGCATTGTCATGAATCTCTGTCTGCCTTCTGTCTACAGTTCCCCGATTAATTGTGCAATACTCCCTGATGGTTACATTATTTCCAATTACGGTTAATGAATCCTCACCACTGAATTTTAAATCCTGAGGAATGGCTGAAATAACACTACCTGGAAAGATGCGGCAGTTTTTACCAATACGGGCTCCTTCCATGATGGTCACATGCGGACCAATCCAGGTTCCTTCATCAATTTCAACATTGTTATGAATACTGACAAATGGCTCGACTACTACATTTTGTGCAACTTTTGCACCTGGGTGAACATAGGATAAGGGTTGATGCATATTAAGTATTTTTAACTATTGATGCCATCAAATCGGCTTCTACAACTAATTTGTTTCCAACAAAAGCTTGTCCTTTCATAACGCAAATTCCTCTACGAACAGCTTGGGTTAACTCGCATTTCATTACCAAGGTATCACCAGGAAGAACTTTATCTTTAAACTTGGCATTGTCAATTTTCATAAAATAGGTAGAATAATTTTCAGGATCAGGCACATTTGATAATATCAATACACCTCCACATTGTGCTAAAGCCTCTATCATCAGAACGCCCGGCATAACAGGATCTCCAGGAAAATGCCCCCTGAAAAACGATTCATCGTAGGTTACATTTTTAATACCTGTTACATGCTTATCAGTCAGGTCAATAATTTTGTCAACGAATAAAAATGGATGACGGTGTGGGAGTATTTTTTCAATCTCCACAGTATTGAAAACAGGCTTTGCATTAGGATCATATTGGGGAGCATTATTCTTGTTTTGCTTTTTGCTCAATGCAATTGCTTTCTTAATTTTTTTGGCAAATTCAATATTTGTGGTGTGACCACAACGTGCTGCCATAATCTGTGCTTTTATGGGCATGCCAACCAAAGCCAAATCACCTATTAAATCAAGCAATTTGTGTCGAGCCGGTTCGTTGTGATGGTGTAATTCCAAATTATTTAAAATTCCACCTTCTTCAACACGCAGTTCGTTTTTTTGCTTGTTGAACATTTTGGCCAATTTTTCCAGTTCTTCATCAGGAACAAATCTGTCAACCACTACAATCGCATTATCGACATCTCCTCCTTTGATTAAATTATTATTAAACATACTCTCAATTTCGTGCAAAAGACAGAATGTTCTACAATTGGCAATTTCTGATTCAAATTCTTGCATTTGAGTAATAGAAGCATGCTGACTACCTAAGATTGGAGAGTTATAATCGATCATAACAGTGGCACGAAAGCTATCCAATGGCATGGCAATCATTTCAGTATCACTATCCTTATTTGAATAATAAACATTTGAGCTTATTTCAAAATATTCCCTATCGGCTAACTGCTCTTTGATACCTGCATCATGTAAAGCTTTCACAAAATGCAAGGCAGAACCATCCATAATGGGCACTTCAGGTCCATCCAATTCAATTAAAACATTGTCGATGCTTAAGCCAGCCAATGAAGCTAAACAATGTTCAACTGTGCCAACTTCTACCCCATTTTTGGCTAATTTTGTTCCTCTATCAGTGCTTACCACCAAATCTACATCAGCCTCAATAATAGGCTTATCTTCCAAATCTACACGTTGAAATTTATATCCATGATTTTCAGGAGCTGGATTAAACGTTAAATTTACTCGTTGACCTGTATGTAAGCCAACACCTGATATACTTACTGCTCTGGTTATTGTTCTTTGTTTAAGTTCCATGCTATTTTTTGACTATCTTTTGTAATTCTTCTATTTCTTTTTCTTGTTTTACAATCTTCTGATACAATGCTGGTAGTTTCTTTAAAATTGCAAATAAACGCAAAGTATCTTTAACAGGCATTAGGGGGACGCCAAACCACTTTCCGTTTTTTTCTTCGATGCTAGCACCTACACCACTTTTTGCACCAAACTGATTGCCATCAGCTATTTCAATGTGTCCGGCAAATCCGACCTGACCACCAACCAATACATGTTTTCCTAATTTGGTAGAACCGGATATTCCTGTTTGTGAGGCAATCACTGTATTTTCTCCTATTTCCACATTATGAGCTACCTGTATTTGGTTATCGAGCTTTACGCCACTATGAATGATAGTAGCTTCCATGGTTGCTCTGTCAATGGTTGTATTGGCACCAATTTCAACATGGTCATGAATAATAACCTTACCAACCTGAGGCACTTTTTTATAACTTCCATCAGCCTGTGGAAAATGGCCAAAACCATCGCTTCCAATTACAGCTCCCGAATGAATCAGGCAGTCCTTTCCTATTTTACAATGATGATAAATCTTCACGCCTGCATATAACACAGTATTATCGCCAATGACAACACCATCTCCAATAAAACAATTGGGATAAATTTTCGCATTTTTTCCAATTATAGCATTGGAACTGATATAGGAAAATGCACCCAGATAAATGTCTTCTTTCAGTTCAACATTTTTACCAATAAATACAGGTTCTTCGATTCCCTTTTTGTGCACATTGTGATTGTACTTTTCGAGTAATTCAATGAGGCATTTATAAACATCCTTTACCCGAATAAGTATTGTATCGACATTTTGCTCCGGAACAAAATCCTTATTTACCAATACAGCTGTAGCTTCAGTGCTGGAAAAGGAAGGCTGATATTTTGCCAAGTGCAGGAATGATAAACCACCCGATTTTGCATCTTCCAAAGTGGATATATGATTAATTTCAATGGATTGATCAACACTTTTGTCGATTTCGCCACCTGTTAGTTCAGCAATTTCTGCCAGTGATATTTTCATTTCAGTTTATTCTGTTAATTTTTGGGATAGCAAAAGTAAAATCGCTGCATGGGTTTAATTAATAAAGATTGATTAAAACCACTTGAATTTGAACTGATATCAGCAATACTTCCATCTCCCATTAATACATTGATTTTTTCACCAAAAGTATCATACATTGTATTTTGCAAGCTTTCTGAAAATACAAAATAGCTGGCTTCTTCTTCAGTAATATGCAATTGGTCGATAACAGTTTTTTTTCGCTCGTTTATCTGCTCCATACTGAATGGCGTTTTTGCCAACTCAATTTTCAAAAGTTTACGATTAATAATATTATGGCTAAGTGTTGCTAAAACAATATCGGAATGATGTATCCAGCCTTTAATTGCTTGTAAAATATCTGTATCATCCAGATCAGCAAATTTATCTAAAACTTTAGGATTTTCGAAGTCATCCAACTGCATGTTATTATAGAGGAAAAATTTCAAACTTGCACTGGCCACCAAATCCTCACCTGCTTTAGCTAAATAACGAGCTCTTTCCAGCACCCTAACCAGCATCATCTCGGCTGATACTACAGTTTTGTGAAGGTAAACCTGCCAATACATGGACCTGCGAGCCAATAAAAAGTTTTCGAGCGAATAAAGTCCTTTGGATTCAAAAACCAATTCATCATTTTGCACATTCATCATTCTGATCAGCCTTTCTGATCCAATCATTCCCTCAGGCACACCTGCATAAAAACTATCTCTACGTAAATAATCAAGTCGGTCAATATCCAATTGACTGGATATGAGCTGATAAAAAAACTTTCGGGGATATTTGTTCTGAAATATTTGTATGGCCAATTCAAGTTTTCCATTAAAAATTGAATTGAACTTCTTCAAAAAAAGCAAGGATAATTGCTCGTGATCGACATCTTCGACCAAAGTATGTTCCAAAGCATGCGAAAAAGGGCCATGTCCTATATCATGCAATAAAATAGCAATTAATACGGCTTGTTGTTCTTTTGCAGATATTTCAACCCCTTTAAGTTTAAGAATTTCTAAAGTTTCTGATAATAACTGAAAAGCACCCAACGTATGTTGAAATCGTGTGTGGGTGGCACCCGAAAAAACCAGCTCAGTTAAGCCCAATTGCTTGATTCGCCTCAGTCTTTGAAAATTAGGATGATCAATTATATCCAATAATAAAGGATCAGATAAGCTGATAAAACCAGCAACCGCATCATTAAGTATTTTAATCTTCATCGACTTGAAATAAATCCTTAATATTTTTGTTAGTGATAAGGAACGGGTTTAATTGTAAAACAAATATGAACAAAATTAAAATACTTTGGGCGGATGATGAAATTGACTTGCTGAAACCGCATATTATTTTCCTGGAACAAAAAGGCTACGAGATAGTAGCAGTTACCAGTGGAAATGATGCGATCGAAGAAGCTCAAACGCAAGATTTCAACATTATTTTTCTGGATGAAAAAATGCCAGGTATTAGTGGATTAGAGGCATTGATTGCCATTAAAAAATTCTTACCCGATATTCCCATAGTGATGGTAACCAAAACCGAAGATGAATTTGTGATGGATGATGCCATTGGCTCACAAATATCCGATTACTTGATTAAACCGGTAAATCCGAAACAACTTTGGTTAACAGTTAAAAAACATGTTGATACAAAAAGACTGGTTAGCGAAAAGATTACCAGCCTCTACCAGCAGGATTTCAGGGAGTTATCCATGATGCTGAATGATAATTTAGGGACAGAAGCCTGGAAAGAATTGTATAAAGAAATTGTTCGATGGGAACTTGAATTGGAAAAATCTCAGGACAGCAATATGAAAGACATATTAGTCAATCAAAAAGCAGATGCAAATAATAAGTTTTTCAAATTTGTTCAGGAAAATTACAAAAATTGGATACAAGATCCCGATAGTGCACCTTTAATGTCGAATAAATTAATGGTTCGAAAAGCACTTCCATTGGTTAACAAGGGAAAACCTGTGTATTTTATTTTGATTGATAATTTTAGATTCGATCAATGGAAAATGATTCAACCCCTGATGACTGATAAATTCAAGCTCATTGATGAAGATATGTATTACAGCATTTTACCAACAGCAACCAATTATGCTCGAAATGCAATTTTTTCCGGATTTATGCCTTCGGAAATCGACAAAAACTATCCGGGTAAATGGATTTATGATGAAGAAAAAGGATCTAAAAATCAGCATGAAGAAGCCTATATAGTTGATTATTTAAAACGATTACGCAAAATAGCCAAAGTATCCTACAATAAAATCACATCATTGGAGGCTGGTAAAAGACTACCGGAAACCGTTCGAAACACAAATGCATACTTGAATGTAATTGTATATAATTTCATTGATCTGCTTTCACATGTTCGGACTGAAATGGAAATAATTAAAGAACTGGCTGAAGATGAAACAGCTTATCGATCTTTAACCTATTCCTGGTTTAAACATTCACATCTTTATGAAGCATTAACAGAAATTGCCAATACCGATTGCTATGTAGTATTAACAACCGATCATGGCTCAATTCGGGTTAAGCGACCATCTAAAGTAGTGGGCGACAGAAATACAACCGCCAACCTAAGGTTCAAGCAGGGTAAAAATCTGAATTTTAATCCGAAAGAAGTTTTATATGTTAAAAATCCGATTGATATAAAATTGCCTCAACCTTCATTGAGTTCCTCCTTTATTTTTGCTCCTGAAGATTATTATTTTATTTATCCAAACAATTACAACCAATTTGCAAATTTCTTCGAAAATACCTTCCAACATGGAGGTGTATCGATGGAAGAAATGCTTATTCCCATAATTATTTTTGAAAATAAGTAAGCTTTAGTGAATTATGAATAATAAATGGACTTGTAACTCTGTGGATGAATTGCCTGCTTTAGCCAGTCAGATTATTAATACGTGCAAATCAAGTAAAATTGCATTGTATGGCGAAATGGGTGCAGGAAAAACAACCCTAATCAAAGAAATTTGTAAGCAGTTGGGCATTCATGAGATAGTTGATAGCCCAACCTATACCATATTAAATGAGTATCAGGGAAAAGTAAAAGTAAATCACTTTGACTTTTACAGACTAAAGAAAGTCGAGGAATTATATGAATTGGGCTATGAAGAGTACTTTTTTTCGGATGATTATGTTTTGATTGAATGGCCCGAGAAAATAGAGGAATTATTGCCTGATCATTTTATGAAGTTATCAATCACAGTTGACGAAAACAATATTCGAGCTTACTGCTGTTTATAATTCAGAATACGGGTTTATGAGTGATTATTGTTCGTATCTTGACCCTGCGCACGTTATTAATCACTCATGAACTACCAACACCTTTTGATAAAAGCTTCTACCCTGTTGTTCTAAAAGCAGAAAATAACTTCCTGATGCTAATTTTGAGGTATTGAAAGTAATCTCAGATATTCCTTTTTGAACAATTGAACAATTCACTTTCTTTCCCATTAAATCGAATAGGTGATATGAACATGCTGCTGATTGTCCATCCTCTATCCTGACTGTTAAATAATCGTCACACGGATTAGGAAATAGTGAAACAGTTTGTTCAATGATGTCTATACCCGAAGCTGCAAGAAGATTTACTTCTTTTCTTACCTCAATGGGATCAATGTCATTATTGATATATACAGAAACTACAATATCATAAGTAGCTACAGGAATATTATTGGTGTTCCAAAAACATAAAACATCATCAGCTACTAAATTGGTTAAACTGTCAGCCACCAATAGCCTGATTGTTGGACTTGCCAGATTAATAGCTTCCACTCGATAATAACGAATAAACGATGGATTAAATGGCCCATTGAAATGGTTAATGGTTCCATGAATTGGAACAATTGAATTCGAATGCTGGTTCTTAAAGGAGTCGATAAATACTTCCAACACAAAAGAAGTATCCAGTGCTTCAATGACACCATTTCTTTTGGTATTTGCAAAAAGGGCAATGGAGCTATGAGCAAAGGTGGCCGGCAACCACTTATAATCAATTTCTGATTCAGCAAGTATCGTTAAACTGGATCCGCTGGTTAATAGCTGCGCTTCAATTTCAGTAGCAAACAAATTTAATTGACCACTCTCTGCACCCAAATAACCTCCACTCCCATCACAAATGGAAGCTACAGTGCTAACAATTCCCTGATCAAATGCCAAAGCTTCACCAAATAAACAGCCCTCAATTTGCAAATTAGTTTGTTTCACTGCATAAAAATTCCAAGTCAGAATATCTGTGTTTACAAGCCTAAGGCTTCGATCTGAATAAGTAAACGTATCATCTTCATAAAATTGATTGTTGATTAAACCGGTGATTTTCTCTGATTTTCCGTGGTCGAAAAACATTCCAAATGTTCGCATAAGTGAGTTCTTGATTGTTAAATCAGAACCTGCCTGCTGTATAACTCCCCATTTAATATTTGAGGTGCTATCAATGGACATAGAATATGTAATATCCTCTAAACCACTAACTGAAGAGTTGAAATCCAGCTTTTGTATATAATTCCCCAGAGGAAATGTAATGCTTGAAGTTTGTTGATCGGAAAAATACAACCAGAAAATAAAATCACTTGAATTGCGAATATTGATAGAACAGGAATCTGCCACCAAAAACTCCCAGGCATTGCTGGTGTTCTTTACATCCAAGCTCGATTGATTATGCATAGAAATCGTTACCGATTGTAAGAATTCATTGTTTTGTAGAATAAAGGAGGACTGATTCAGAAAAATACCGGATAACAAACCTTTGCCAAAACTAATCGTTGAATTTGTCCATTTTACTTTTGCATTATGAATGCCTGCAACACTATGTTGGTAGCGGTAATCCATAGGAACAATAAATTCAGACGAATCAATTTCAAACAGGCTATTATGCAATGCCATCACATTTCCTTTCAGTGTAAATACGGCCCTGTTCACTTTAAATTCTGCCTGATTTAGAAGTATTATTCCTCCATTGATAGTACAATTCACATCTTTTTGAACGATAAGTTGTCCTTTGTTTAATACCAATACATTCCCATTTATTGTTGTATCCTTATCAAGGATAAAGACTTCAGAAGAATCAAAAAAGCCAACAATTAAAGCATATTCGTCATCCCTATACACAGGTGATTTAATCTCATTGACCTTATCATTAATTTCATAATGTAGTTTAAAATGCTCATATTTTGACACATTGGTTTGAGCAGATGCAAAATGAAAAGCCATTGATAGCAACAGTATAAAAGAAATCTTTTTCATCATACAGTATTTTATAGTGGTTCGAAAATAAGTGTTCAATTACTCTCTTTCGCCTAAAGTTATTAACGAAATCTTTTAAGAATACTGAATATCAACAAGTGATGACTTCATGATCTTTTTCATCTAACTTTGATTTTCAAATCTGATTTTATCAATAAAAATAACTATGAAGATCCAACAAGGAATAGAAATTACCCTACTCCTGAATAGAACACTCTCTTTTTACTATCACCCATTCCTCATTTTTTTGTAACTTCAATTTCCTTTTTATTCCTCTAAAACTGACGTATGAGCAAGATTAAAAAAGATGATTTTTATGGACTGGCTAAGGAGGCAACCACACAGCCCAAAGAAGTGCTCTTAAAAAAAGATCCTGATCAATCATCGTTTTCCCTAGGCATTCCAAAAGAAGATAATTTGAACGAACACCGTGTACCCATCACTCCTTCGGCTGTGAAAATGTTAGTGTATCATGGTTTTGAAATAATGATTGAAAGTGGTGCAGGTATAGCTTCGCGATACAGCGACAACGAATACAGTGAAGCAGGCGCACAAATTACCAGCGATAAAAACGAAGTTTATCAGGCAGATATATTACTAAAAATTGCCTTTCCAAAAGTGGATGAAATAAAGTTAATGAAAAAGGGGCAACTTTTAATATCAGCCCTTAATCATCCACATCTCGAAGCAGAATATCTGCGAGCATTTATGGATAAGAAAATCACTGCTTTAGCCTTTGAAAACATCAAGGATAATTCGGGGATTTTACCCATTATTCATTCCATGAGTGAAATAGCAGGTAAAGCTGCAGTTTTCATTGCTGCCGAATATCTAGCTGGGAAACAAGGAAGCGGTTTACTTTTTGGAGGAATTACTGGAGTTCCCTCTGTCAAAGCTATTATATTAGGAGCAGGAACAGTTGGTCAGTTTGCTGCCAGAACATCACAAGCTTTGGGTGCTGAGGTCAAAGTATTTGATAATTCCCTTTACAAATTACGCAGACTGCGCACATTCAACTCCCAACATGTATTTAATTCCATTATCGAACAGGACATACTTTCAAAAGAGTTATTACAAGCCGATGTGGTTATAGGCGCATTACGCCCCTATAATGGGCGAACACCTTGTGTTGTTACAGAAGATATGGTGATGAGTATGAAAGAAAATTCTGTTTTAATTGATGTGAGCATTGATCAAGGTGGTTGTTTCGAAACGTCCAAAGTCACTAGCCTGAATAAACCAACTTTTGTTCGACATGGAGTTACACACTATTGTGTTCCAAACATACCCTCCATTGTGCCCACAACAGCTAGCATGGCACTAAGTAATATTTTAGCCCCTATTTTAACAGAATTAAGCGAAAGCAATACAATAGATAATTATTTATGGGAATTACCTTTCGCCCGTCACGGGATTTATATGTACAAAGGCATACTCACAAATTCGTATTTAGGACAGGTATTTAATTTAAACAGTAAGGCCATCGACATATTGCTTACGTCTAATTTATAGTGCTTGAACGAACTGTTTTTCTTTCTATTATCTGATAGAAAAATTTCCTAAATCCCTATTATTCTTATAAATTCGCGACTCATTATAATGAAAAGACAATCATTTTAAAAATTAACTTCAAATGAAAAAATTATTACTATTATTTGTACTTGCTGCCTTTATGGCCAATGCTCAAAACGTACCTTCTCCGAAGGATTACAATGGAGATGTTAAAAACGTTAAAGTTTTTAATGTCAAAGACTTGAACCAAGACAATATTCCACAATATTCAATAGTACATAAGCCAGCAGAAGCTGCTGATTATAAATTGAATGCTTCGAATAGTCGTTATGACAGAACATTGGTAGGTCGTAGTCAATATGGTTTACAAACCAACTCATCAATAGCACGAAGAACTGTATTATATGATGATGGTAAAATATCCACTGTATTTACAACATCACCCGATGTAAACCCTTGGAACACAAGAGGAACCGGTTATAACCATTTCGATGGAAACAACTGGATGGGTGCTATTGAAGACAGATTGGAAACATTCCGTTCAGGTTGGCCAAATATTGTATTTTTTGATGATGGAGCAAGTGTAAAAGAATATGTTGTTTCACATTATGCAGAAGCAGGTGGCGGATCAGGTGGTTATTCCCTCAATGTAAACGAAGGAATTGGATCAACGACATGGACTGAAACATCAAAGGACAAAGGAAGTGGACCTATTTGGGCACGAATCGCACAAAGTGGTGATTTCCTCTATATTATTGGAAATTATAGCGATACCTTAGTCGTAAAAAATGGTGTTAAAAGACCTTTTGTTTACTCCCGTTACAATATTAAAACTGATACTTGGGTAGATGACAAAATTACTTTACCTGGTTATGACGATAGCCGCTATGCTTTCGGTAATGGTGATAATTATGCTATTGATGCCAAAGACAATATTGTTTCAATCGTTGTAGGCCAGCGTATTAACGACATCCTCATGTGGAAATCAGTAGATTATGGAAACTCTTGGGAAATGATTGTTATCGAAGATTTTGAGTTACCTGTTCCACAGTTTTTAGGCGATACAAATGCATTCTGGTATGGTGACGGATCAATGACCGTTATTATTGATGATAACGATGTGAGTCATGTTGCTTATGGTGTGACGGTTGGATTTACGTATGATCCTG is a genomic window containing:
- a CDS encoding bifunctional UDP-3-O-[3-hydroxymyristoyl] N-acetylglucosamine deacetylase/3-hydroxyacyl-ACP dehydratase, with product MELKQRTITRAVSISGVGLHTGQRVNLTFNPAPENHGYKFQRVDLEDKPIIEADVDLVVSTDRGTKLAKNGVEVGTVEHCLASLAGLSIDNVLIELDGPEVPIMDGSALHFVKALHDAGIKEQLADREYFEISSNVYYSNKDSDTEMIAMPLDSFRATVMIDYNSPILGSQHASITQMQEFESEIANCRTFCLLHEIESMFNNNLIKGGDVDNAIVVVDRFVPDEELEKLAKMFNKQKNELRVEEGGILNNLELHHHNEPARHKLLDLIGDLALVGMPIKAQIMAARCGHTTNIEFAKKIKKAIALSKKQNKNNAPQYDPNAKPVFNTVEIEKILPHRHPFLFVDKIIDLTDKHVTGIKNVTYDESFFRGHFPGDPVMPGVLMIEALAQCGGVLILSNVPDPENYSTYFMKIDNAKFKDKVLPGDTLVMKCELTQAVRRGICVMKGQAFVGNKLVVEADLMASIVKNT
- the lpxA gene encoding acyl-ACP--UDP-N-acetylglucosamine O-acyltransferase; this translates as MHQPLSYVHPGAKVAQNVVVEPFVSIHNNVEIDEGTWIGPHVTIMEGARIGKNCRIFPGSVISAIPQDLKFSGEDSLTVIGNNVTIREYCTINRGTVDRRQTEIHDNALLMAYVHVAHDCVVERNAILANVVNLAGHVTIGEYAIVGGLSAVHQFVSIGAHTMISGGSLIRKDIPPFTKAAREPLSYVGINSIGLRRRGFSAKKINEIQDIYRILYIRGYNTTQAMEIIETEFKVTQERDDILSFIRKSDRGVMRGYIKR
- a CDS encoding alanine dehydrogenase, which encodes MSKIKKDDFYGLAKEATTQPKEVLLKKDPDQSSFSLGIPKEDNLNEHRVPITPSAVKMLVYHGFEIMIESGAGIASRYSDNEYSEAGAQITSDKNEVYQADILLKIAFPKVDEIKLMKKGQLLISALNHPHLEAEYLRAFMDKKITALAFENIKDNSGILPIIHSMSEIAGKAAVFIAAEYLAGKQGSGLLFGGITGVPSVKAIILGAGTVGQFAARTSQALGAEVKVFDNSLYKLRRLRTFNSQHVFNSIIEQDILSKELLQADVVIGALRPYNGRTPCVVTEDMVMSMKENSVLIDVSIDQGGCFETSKVTSLNKPTFVRHGVTHYCVPNIPSIVPTTASMALSNILAPILTELSESNTIDNYLWELPFARHGIYMYKGILTNSYLGQVFNLNSKAIDILLTSNL
- a CDS encoding bifunctional response regulator/alkaline phosphatase family protein produces the protein MNKIKILWADDEIDLLKPHIIFLEQKGYEIVAVTSGNDAIEEAQTQDFNIIFLDEKMPGISGLEALIAIKKFLPDIPIVMVTKTEDEFVMDDAIGSQISDYLIKPVNPKQLWLTVKKHVDTKRLVSEKITSLYQQDFRELSMMLNDNLGTEAWKELYKEIVRWELELEKSQDSNMKDILVNQKADANNKFFKFVQENYKNWIQDPDSAPLMSNKLMVRKALPLVNKGKPVYFILIDNFRFDQWKMIQPLMTDKFKLIDEDMYYSILPTATNYARNAIFSGFMPSEIDKNYPGKWIYDEEKGSKNQHEEAYIVDYLKRLRKIAKVSYNKITSLEAGKRLPETVRNTNAYLNVIVYNFIDLLSHVRTEMEIIKELAEDETAYRSLTYSWFKHSHLYEALTEIANTDCYVVLTTDHGSIRVKRPSKVVGDRNTTANLRFKQGKNLNFNPKEVLYVKNPIDIKLPQPSLSSSFIFAPEDYYFIYPNNYNQFANFFENTFQHGGVSMEEMLIPIIIFENK
- a CDS encoding T9SS type A sorting domain-containing protein translates to MKKISFILLLSMAFHFASAQTNVSKYEHFKLHYEINDKVNEIKSPVYRDDEYALIVGFFDSSEVFILDKDTTINGNVLVLNKGQLIVQKDVNCTINGGIILLNQAEFKVNRAVFTLKGNVMALHNSLFEIDSSEFIVPMDYRYQHSVAGIHNAKVKWTNSTISFGKGLLSGIFLNQSSFILQNNEFLQSVTISMHNQSSLDVKNTSNAWEFLVADSCSINIRNSSDFIFWLYFSDQQTSSITFPLGNYIQKLDFNSSVSGLEDITYSMSIDSTSNIKWGVIQQAGSDLTIKNSLMRTFGMFFDHGKSEKITGLINNQFYEDDTFTYSDRSLRLVNTDILTWNFYAVKQTNLQIEGCLFGEALAFDQGIVSTVASICDGSGGYLGAESGQLNLFATEIEAQLLTSGSSLTILAESEIDYKWLPATFAHSSIALFANTKRNGVIEALDTSFVLEVFIDSFKNQHSNSIVPIHGTINHFNGPFNPSFIRYYRVEAINLASPTIRLLVADSLTNLVADDVLCFWNTNNIPVATYDIVVSVYINNDIDPIEVRKEVNLLAASGIDIIEQTVSLFPNPCDDYLTVRIEDGQSAACSYHLFDLMGKKVNCSIVQKGISEITFNTSKLASGSYFLLLEQQGRSFYQKVLVVHE
- a CDS encoding HD domain-containing protein, producing the protein MKIKILNDAVAGFISLSDPLLLDIIDHPNFQRLRRIKQLGLTELVFSGATHTRFQHTLGAFQLLSETLEILKLKGVEISAKEQQAVLIAILLHDIGHGPFSHALEHTLVEDVDHEQLSLLFLKKFNSIFNGKLELAIQIFQNKYPRKFFYQLISSQLDIDRLDYLRRDSFYAGVPEGMIGSERLIRMMNVQNDELVFESKGLYSLENFLLARRSMYWQVYLHKTVVSAEMMLVRVLERARYLAKAGEDLVASASLKFFLYNNMQLDDFENPKVLDKFADLDDTDILQAIKGWIHHSDIVLATLSHNIINRKLLKIELAKTPFSMEQINERKKTVIDQLHITEEEASYFVFSESLQNTMYDTFGEKINVLMGDGSIADISSNSSGFNQSLLIKPMQRFYFCYPKN
- the lpxD gene encoding UDP-3-O-(3-hydroxymyristoyl)glucosamine N-acyltransferase, producing MKISLAEIAELTGGEIDKSVDQSIEINHISTLEDAKSGGLSFLHLAKYQPSFSSTEATAVLVNKDFVPEQNVDTILIRVKDVYKCLIELLEKYNHNVHKKGIEEPVFIGKNVELKEDIYLGAFSYISSNAIIGKNAKIYPNCFIGDGVVIGDNTVLYAGVKIYHHCKIGKDCLIHSGAVIGSDGFGHFPQADGSYKKVPQVGKVIIHDHVEIGANTTIDRATMEATIIHSGVKLDNQIQVAHNVEIGENTVIASQTGISGSTKLGKHVLVGGQVGFAGHIEIADGNQFGAKSGVGASIEEKNGKWFGVPLMPVKDTLRLFAILKKLPALYQKIVKQEKEIEELQKIVKK
- the tsaE gene encoding tRNA (adenosine(37)-N6)-threonylcarbamoyltransferase complex ATPase subunit type 1 TsaE produces the protein MNNKWTCNSVDELPALASQIINTCKSSKIALYGEMGAGKTTLIKEICKQLGIHEIVDSPTYTILNEYQGKVKVNHFDFYRLKKVEELYELGYEEYFFSDDYVLIEWPEKIEELLPDHFMKLSITVDENNIRAYCCL